In the genome of Salinispirillum sp. LH 10-3-1, one region contains:
- the metH gene encoding methionine synthase, translating to MTDRSTRIQQLHQAIKERILILDGGMGSLIQSHSLEEKDYRGERFADYHRDIKGNNDLLTITQPAVIEGIYRQYLDAGADIIETNTFNSTRVSQADYGMEDLAYELNKAGAELCRRVADAKTLETPDKPRWVTGVVGPTSRTLSISPDVNNPAFRNVSFDELVENYVEATKGLIEGGADLILIETIFDTLNAKAAIFAVQQAFEDTGIELPIMISGTITDASGRTLSGQTTEAFWYSVKHAKPLSIGLNCALGPDELRQYVEALSDIADTYVSAHPNAGLPNEFGEYDLQADQMVVTIKDFAESGFLNIVGGCCGTTPAHIKAMADAMPNYKPRKIPEITPRLRLSGLEPFVDEDNIIFINVGERTNVTGSAKFRRLIKEEEYDEALTVAREQVDNGAQIIDINMDEGMLDSKEAMTHYLNLIASEPDISRVPIMLDSSKWEVIEAGLKHVQGKAIVNSISMKEGEEAFLKHARLCMRYGAAVVVMAFDEVGQADTAARKREICQRSYELLVGIGFPPEDIIFDPNIFAIATGIEEHNNYAVDFIEATRWIRKNLPYASISGGVSNVSFSFRGNDKVREAIHSVFLYHAIKAGMNMGIVNAGQLVVYDDIPSELKEAVEDVVLNRREDGTDRLLELAERYKGEGGAVRVEDLSWREQPVNKRIEHALVKGLTQFIIEDTEEARQQATRPIEVIEGPLMDGMNVVGDLFGAGKMFLPQVVKSARVMKQAVAHLIPYIEAEKSAASKPKGKILMATVKGDVHDIGKNIVGVVLQCNNFEVVDLGVMVPAETILKTAREQNCDIIGLSGLITPSLDEMVHLAKEMQRQKFQLPLMIGGATTSKAHTAVKIEPQYQNDVTVYVPDASRAVSVAQRLLSETGKAEYWQELQDEYGKVRERNKNRKSQAMITYEQACANGLQLDFSDYTPPAPKKPGLHVLRDYPLEELVDYIDWTPFFITWELHGKYPRIFDDKVIGEEAKKLFADAQAMLKKLVSEKRLKAQAVFALWPANRTGPDTITVYADEARTQPIKELFHLRQQTQKPEGRPNMSLADFVAPVGTPDYIGGFVVNTGMGADEITAEYEAQHDDYNSIMVKALADRMAEAFAEKLHEMVRKDYWGYATDEALSNEELIKERYHGIRPAPGYPACPDHTEKRSLFDLLNAEENAQVTLTDSFAMWPASAVSGWYFSHPQSDYFGLGKVQQDQIIDLAERKGMELDILERWLSPALGYEPK from the coding sequence ATGACTGATCGCAGTACTCGCATCCAACAGCTCCACCAAGCCATTAAGGAACGCATACTGATCCTCGACGGCGGCATGGGCTCGCTGATTCAGTCACACAGCTTGGAAGAAAAAGACTACCGCGGCGAGCGCTTCGCCGATTACCACCGCGACATCAAAGGCAACAATGACCTGCTCACCATCACCCAGCCTGCGGTGATTGAAGGCATTTACCGCCAGTATCTCGATGCCGGTGCTGACATCATTGAAACCAATACGTTCAACTCTACCCGCGTGTCGCAAGCGGACTACGGCATGGAAGACTTGGCCTACGAACTGAACAAAGCCGGGGCGGAACTGTGCCGCCGCGTGGCCGACGCCAAAACCTTAGAAACACCCGACAAACCACGTTGGGTTACCGGTGTGGTAGGGCCAACGAGCCGCACCCTGTCGATTTCACCCGACGTGAATAACCCCGCGTTCCGCAACGTGTCGTTCGACGAATTGGTCGAAAACTACGTGGAAGCCACCAAAGGCTTGATCGAAGGCGGCGCCGACCTGATTTTGATCGAAACCATTTTTGATACTTTGAACGCCAAGGCGGCCATTTTTGCCGTGCAGCAAGCGTTTGAAGACACCGGCATTGAACTGCCGATTATGATTTCCGGCACCATCACCGATGCCTCCGGCCGCACACTTTCGGGCCAAACCACCGAAGCCTTCTGGTATTCCGTGAAGCACGCCAAACCTCTGTCGATTGGCTTGAACTGCGCCTTGGGCCCGGATGAACTGCGCCAATACGTTGAGGCGCTGTCGGACATCGCCGACACCTATGTGTCCGCCCACCCGAACGCTGGCTTGCCCAACGAATTCGGCGAATACGACTTACAAGCCGACCAGATGGTGGTGACCATTAAGGACTTCGCTGAAAGCGGCTTCCTGAACATCGTCGGTGGCTGCTGCGGTACTACGCCAGCGCACATCAAAGCCATGGCCGACGCCATGCCTAATTACAAGCCGCGTAAGATCCCCGAGATCACCCCTCGCCTGCGCTTGAGCGGCTTGGAGCCTTTTGTCGACGAAGACAACATCATCTTCATCAACGTGGGTGAGCGCACCAACGTGACGGGCTCGGCCAAGTTCCGCCGCCTGATCAAAGAAGAAGAGTACGACGAGGCACTGACCGTCGCCCGTGAGCAAGTCGACAACGGCGCGCAGATCATCGACATCAACATGGACGAAGGCATGTTGGATTCGAAAGAAGCCATGACGCATTACCTCAACCTCATCGCTTCCGAGCCCGACATCAGCCGTGTGCCCATCATGCTCGACTCCTCCAAGTGGGAAGTCATTGAAGCCGGCCTGAAGCACGTACAAGGCAAGGCCATTGTTAACTCCATTTCCATGAAGGAAGGCGAAGAAGCCTTCTTGAAACACGCTCGCCTGTGCATGCGTTATGGCGCGGCCGTGGTGGTGATGGCGTTTGACGAAGTGGGCCAAGCCGACACTGCTGCCCGTAAGCGCGAAATCTGTCAGCGCAGCTATGAGTTGTTGGTCGGCATCGGTTTTCCGCCAGAAGACATCATTTTCGACCCCAATATTTTCGCCATTGCTACCGGCATTGAAGAGCACAACAACTACGCGGTGGACTTCATCGAAGCCACGCGCTGGATTCGCAAGAACCTGCCCTACGCGTCCATCAGCGGCGGTGTGTCGAACGTGTCGTTCTCGTTCCGGGGTAACGACAAGGTGCGCGAAGCCATTCACTCGGTGTTCCTGTACCACGCCATCAAGGCCGGTATGAACATGGGTATCGTAAACGCCGGTCAGTTGGTGGTGTACGACGACATTCCATCCGAGCTGAAAGAAGCCGTGGAAGACGTGGTACTGAACCGCCGCGAAGACGGCACCGACCGCCTGTTGGAACTGGCCGAACGCTATAAAGGTGAAGGCGGCGCAGTGCGCGTGGAAGACTTGAGCTGGCGCGAACAGCCGGTGAACAAGCGCATTGAGCACGCGCTGGTGAAAGGCTTGACGCAGTTTATCATTGAAGACACCGAAGAAGCCCGGCAACAAGCCACCCGCCCCATCGAAGTGATTGAAGGGCCGTTGATGGACGGCATGAACGTGGTGGGTGACCTGTTCGGCGCGGGTAAAATGTTCCTGCCCCAGGTGGTAAAGTCAGCCCGCGTTATGAAGCAAGCCGTGGCGCACTTGATCCCTTACATCGAAGCGGAAAAGTCCGCTGCCTCAAAGCCCAAGGGCAAGATTTTGATGGCGACAGTGAAAGGCGACGTACACGACATCGGCAAGAACATCGTCGGCGTGGTGTTGCAGTGCAACAACTTTGAAGTGGTCGATTTGGGCGTTATGGTGCCCGCCGAAACCATTTTGAAAACAGCGCGTGAGCAGAACTGCGACATCATCGGCTTGAGTGGTTTGATCACCCCGTCGTTGGATGAAATGGTGCACCTCGCCAAAGAGATGCAACGGCAGAAATTCCAGTTGCCGTTGATGATCGGCGGCGCGACCACCTCGAAAGCGCACACGGCGGTTAAAATAGAACCGCAGTACCAGAATGATGTAACGGTGTACGTGCCCGACGCTTCGCGTGCGGTTTCCGTCGCACAACGACTGTTGAGTGAAACCGGAAAAGCGGAATACTGGCAAGAACTGCAAGACGAATACGGCAAGGTGCGCGAGCGTAATAAAAACCGTAAGTCACAAGCCATGATCACCTACGAGCAAGCCTGCGCCAACGGCCTGCAACTGGATTTCAGCGACTACACCCCGCCCGCGCCCAAGAAGCCTGGCCTGCATGTATTGCGTGACTATCCATTGGAAGAACTGGTGGACTACATCGACTGGACGCCGTTCTTCATTACGTGGGAACTGCACGGCAAGTACCCGCGCATTTTCGACGACAAAGTGATTGGCGAAGAAGCGAAAAAGCTGTTTGCCGACGCGCAAGCCATGTTGAAAAAGCTGGTCAGCGAGAAGCGTTTGAAGGCGCAAGCGGTGTTTGCCCTGTGGCCTGCAAACCGCACCGGCCCGGACACCATCACGGTGTACGCCGACGAAGCGCGCACGCAGCCGATCAAAGAGCTGTTTCACCTGCGCCAGCAAACGCAGAAACCGGAAGGTCGCCCGAATATGTCGCTGGCGGATTTTGTGGCCCCGGTCGGCACACCCGACTACATCGGTGGTTTTGTGGTGAACACCGGCATGGGCGCCGATGAGATCACCGCCGAATACGAAGCACAACATGACGACTACAACTCCATCATGGTGAAAGCCTTGGCCGACCGCATGGCGGAAGCCTTTGCAGAAAAACTGCATGAAATGGTGCGGAAAGACTACTGGGGTTACGCCACCGATGAAGCACTCAGCAATGAAGAGCTGATCAAAGAGCGTTACCACGGCATTCGCCCGGCACCCGGCTACCCTGCTTGCCCTGATCATACCGAAAAACGTTCGTTGTTCGACTTGTTGAACGCGGAAGAAAACGCCCAAGTCACGCTAACGGATTCGTTTGCCATGTGGCCTGCTTCGGCGGTTAGCGGCTGGTATTTCAGTCACCCGCAGTCGGATTATTTTGGTTTGGGCAAGGTGCAACAAGACCAAATCATTGACTTGGCAGAACGCAAAGGCATGGAGCTGGATATTTTAGAGCGTTGGCTGAGCCCGGCATTGGGGTATGAGCCGAAGTAA
- a CDS encoding FAD-dependent oxidoreductase, translating into MKDTSPGTFRLSRRNLMKFGLSAGALGMVPAASTLAKTNNVRGRIVIVGAGAGGIALANRLARRLPLAEITLIDSRTAHTYQPGLTLVASGLWHPNDVMSQNNRWVPSSINWIQAQVSTFEPESKRVVLSNGQTLGYDFLVVATGLQVNYDHIEGFSHDMIGEHGIGCVYDSRDNAMKTNTMIDQWINKGSGKGIFTLAPTPIKCAGAPLKMAFTTLSRLENTGRRDQYDVHFYAPGNRVFGLDYYNDFVKQRWDDQGVTRHDFHKLVALDAPARKARFERTDGTVHETDYEFIHVVPPMSAPDPVRQSDLVWQDGPFAGNWLDVDQHTMQHNRYPEVFGLGDVIGAPVNKTAASVKMQTPVVEENLIAVMQGQALTASHNGYTSCPLITGIGKAMLVEFGYNGVMLPSFPFIDPKDESWAVWVMKEQMLKPAYYAMLDGRI; encoded by the coding sequence ATGAAAGATACCTCGCCCGGCACCTTTCGGCTTTCTCGCCGCAACCTCATGAAATTCGGCCTCAGTGCGGGTGCACTGGGGATGGTTCCCGCCGCCAGTACGCTAGCCAAAACCAATAACGTGCGTGGTCGCATAGTCATTGTTGGCGCGGGTGCGGGCGGCATTGCTCTTGCCAACCGCTTGGCCCGCCGTCTCCCGTTAGCCGAAATTACGCTAATTGATAGCCGCACAGCACACACCTACCAGCCCGGACTGACGTTGGTAGCTTCCGGCTTATGGCACCCCAATGACGTGATGAGCCAAAATAACCGATGGGTGCCAAGCAGCATCAACTGGATACAGGCGCAGGTGAGTACGTTTGAGCCAGAGTCCAAGCGCGTAGTGTTAAGTAATGGCCAAACTCTTGGTTATGACTTCCTCGTGGTCGCCACCGGCTTGCAGGTCAACTACGACCACATTGAAGGCTTTTCTCATGACATGATTGGTGAACATGGCATTGGCTGCGTTTACGACAGCCGCGACAACGCGATGAAAACCAATACCATGATCGATCAGTGGATCAACAAGGGCTCTGGTAAGGGTATTTTTACCCTCGCCCCTACCCCCATCAAATGTGCCGGTGCGCCATTAAAAATGGCGTTCACTACATTGTCTCGGCTGGAAAATACCGGGCGCAGAGATCAGTACGACGTGCACTTTTACGCACCGGGAAACCGCGTATTTGGCCTCGATTACTACAACGACTTTGTGAAGCAGCGCTGGGACGACCAAGGCGTTACGCGCCACGATTTCCATAAACTTGTCGCCCTGGACGCCCCTGCTCGCAAAGCACGGTTTGAGCGCACCGATGGTACCGTGCATGAAACCGACTATGAGTTCATCCATGTCGTTCCCCCGATGAGCGCGCCCGACCCGGTTCGACAAAGCGACTTGGTCTGGCAAGACGGCCCGTTTGCCGGCAATTGGTTGGATGTAGACCAGCATACGATGCAGCACAACCGCTACCCTGAGGTGTTTGGGTTGGGCGATGTGATCGGCGCGCCAGTGAACAAAACTGCGGCCAGTGTAAAAATGCAAACGCCCGTCGTGGAGGAAAACCTCATTGCGGTTATGCAGGGCCAAGCGCTCACAGCCAGCCACAACGGCTACACCTCTTGCCCGCTGATCACCGGGATTGGCAAGGCCATGTTGGTGGAGTTTGGCTACAACGGCGTGATGCTGCCCTCTTTCCCTTTTATAGACCCGAAAGACGAGTCTTGGGCCGTATGGGTGATGAAAGAGCAAATGTTGAAACCCGCATACTACGCCATGCTTGATGGCCGCATTTAG
- the upp gene encoding uracil phosphoribosyltransferase, which translates to MNVITVNHPLVKHKIGLMRRGDISTKNFRELAAEVGSLLTYEATSDLATEAVTIEGWNGPVDVEQIQGKKITVVPILRAGLGMMDGVLEHLPGARISVVGVYRDEETLKPVHYFQKLASDLQERISIVVDPMLATGGSMIAAIDLLKEKGCQDIRALVLVAAPEGIKALGEAHPDVTLYTAAVDSHLNEQGYIIPGLGDAGDKIFGTK; encoded by the coding sequence ATGAACGTTATTACCGTTAATCACCCTTTGGTTAAGCACAAAATTGGTCTGATGCGCCGTGGCGACATCAGTACAAAGAATTTCCGCGAGTTAGCGGCTGAGGTCGGTAGTTTGCTGACGTACGAGGCGACGTCTGATTTAGCGACCGAGGCGGTCACCATAGAAGGCTGGAACGGGCCGGTTGATGTAGAGCAGATTCAAGGGAAGAAGATTACGGTGGTACCTATTCTGCGTGCCGGTTTGGGGATGATGGACGGTGTGTTGGAGCATTTGCCGGGGGCGCGCATCAGTGTGGTGGGTGTGTACCGCGATGAAGAGACGTTAAAGCCGGTGCATTATTTTCAGAAGCTGGCGTCTGACCTCCAAGAGCGTATTTCCATTGTGGTGGACCCTATGTTGGCCACCGGCGGTTCGATGATTGCAGCCATAGACTTATTGAAAGAGAAAGGCTGTCAGGACATTCGGGCGTTGGTGTTAGTGGCTGCGCCGGAAGGTATTAAGGCCTTGGGTGAAGCTCACCCGGATGTCACGCTGTATACGGCGGCGGTGGACTCTCACCTGAACGAACAAGGCTACATCATTCCCGGCTTAGGGGATGCTGGGGATAAGATTTTTGGAACGAAATAA
- a CDS encoding DMT family transporter, whose product MEHGDVLGGLYPVCGVDAVGALGALIAIPLSLGGWLSVLVGMAGIVALSLPEEFKRVKAWLTPATGLGLLSGFCFALTALSIHYSSRQLSLPPVHAAGVVLVSMMIMQLVLMTVWLAWREPGLFRQIPQHLGWAVFIGLTSALGSIGWYTAMSLQNPALVKTLGQVEFFFTLFITWRLFKEPIRGKEWVGMGLILASVILLLRV is encoded by the coding sequence TTGGAGCATGGCGATGTCTTGGGTGGCCTATACCCTGTTTGCGGCGTTGATGCAGTCGGTGCGCTGGGCGCGTTGATTGCGATACCGCTGTCGTTGGGCGGTTGGCTGTCGGTGTTGGTCGGTATGGCGGGCATTGTGGCACTGTCGTTGCCGGAAGAGTTCAAGCGTGTGAAGGCGTGGCTGACACCGGCCACCGGCTTGGGGCTGTTGTCGGGGTTCTGTTTTGCCCTCACCGCGCTGAGCATTCACTACAGCAGTCGGCAATTGAGTTTACCTCCAGTGCATGCCGCAGGTGTGGTGCTGGTGAGCATGATGATCATGCAATTGGTCCTGATGACGGTTTGGCTGGCGTGGCGCGAGCCGGGGTTGTTTCGGCAGATTCCGCAACACCTGGGCTGGGCGGTATTCATTGGTTTAACCAGTGCGTTGGGGTCGATTGGTTGGTACACCGCCATGAGCTTACAGAACCCGGCGTTGGTGAAAACACTGGGGCAAGTCGAGTTCTTTTTTACGCTGTTTATTACCTGGCGGCTGTTTAAAGAGCCCATTCGCGGCAAGGAATGGGTGGGGATGGGTTTGATTCTGGCCAGTGTGATTCTGCTATTGAGAGTTTGA
- a CDS encoding OmpA family protein has product MNGSQASIIGAIAAIALGSVAGYFYYAGEQYKTERDQLRQSNQMLSLNQQQAVREQDDLRNRVVTLESRLSQTDAQRTAAIRELEQQLAQAQQELEATRQTLAQVRADYERTSAMGSDADALLSSLREELAAAREQAAAQEAKIEEQRAALEEQQQQVSQLASRLNEEQQALDELQSTLELLDSERQQLVERLDSGTTIIKLPERVLFASGSAELNEDSVATLREVVRALGSFPDYRISVLGHTDSRTITRELAVLYPTNWELSAARATAAVREMIRMGAPRDRMRAVGMADTQPLAAEVDEATRRQNRRIEIVLEPPLSVVPL; this is encoded by the coding sequence ATGAATGGCAGTCAGGCATCCATCATTGGTGCGATAGCGGCTATCGCGCTTGGCAGTGTGGCGGGGTATTTTTACTACGCCGGTGAGCAGTATAAAACCGAGCGGGACCAGCTGCGGCAGAGCAATCAGATGCTGTCGCTGAACCAGCAACAGGCGGTGCGCGAGCAGGATGATCTGCGCAACCGCGTGGTGACGCTGGAATCGCGCCTCAGCCAAACCGATGCACAGCGTACGGCGGCGATCCGCGAACTAGAACAACAACTAGCACAGGCCCAACAAGAGCTGGAAGCCACGCGGCAAACTCTGGCGCAGGTACGGGCGGATTATGAACGCACGTCGGCCATGGGAAGTGACGCCGATGCGCTGTTGAGTTCGTTGCGTGAGGAGTTAGCCGCAGCGCGCGAACAGGCTGCAGCGCAAGAAGCGAAGATTGAGGAGCAGCGAGCAGCGCTGGAGGAGCAACAACAACAGGTGAGCCAATTAGCCAGCCGCTTAAACGAAGAACAGCAGGCGTTGGACGAGTTGCAAAGCACCTTGGAATTGCTCGACTCTGAACGTCAGCAATTAGTGGAGCGTTTGGACAGCGGCACCACCATCATTAAGTTGCCGGAACGCGTGTTGTTTGCGTCCGGTTCGGCTGAATTGAATGAAGACTCAGTGGCGACCTTACGCGAAGTTGTTCGGGCACTGGGCAGTTTCCCCGACTATCGGATCTCCGTGTTAGGCCATACGGATTCTCGTACCATTACCCGCGAGCTGGCCGTGCTCTACCCCACTAACTGGGAACTGAGTGCGGCACGAGCAACGGCGGCGGTGCGGGAAATGATTCGCATGGGCGCACCGCGTGATCGCATGCGAGCCGTGGGCATGGCGGATACACAACCGTTGGCAGCAGAGGTGGATGAAGCCACACGGCGGCAGAACCGGCGTATTGAGATTGTATTAGAGCCGCCGTTGTCGGTGGTGCCGCTATAG
- the nfuA gene encoding Fe-S biogenesis protein NfuA gives MSSVVSVSLGAQKYLAGLLERQNVEGMAVRIFVTQPGTKYAETCLAYCRPGEEKATDHHFELEHISLYLEENSLPYLEEAEVDFQEDKMGGQLTIKAPNAKMPKVSSDSPINERINYVLHTEINPGLASHGGEVSLVEITKDMVAVLKFGGGCQGCSAVDLTLKEGVEKTLQERIPELTGVRDVTDHSQTENAYM, from the coding sequence ATGAGCAGTGTAGTGTCCGTATCGCTTGGCGCACAAAAATACCTTGCCGGGCTGTTGGAACGCCAGAACGTTGAAGGTATGGCTGTGCGTATTTTTGTGACCCAGCCCGGCACCAAATACGCCGAAACCTGCTTGGCGTATTGCCGTCCCGGCGAAGAAAAGGCAACCGACCACCATTTTGAGTTAGAGCACATCTCCCTGTACCTGGAAGAGAACAGCCTGCCGTACTTGGAAGAAGCGGAAGTCGACTTTCAAGAAGACAAGATGGGCGGCCAGTTAACCATCAAAGCGCCGAACGCAAAAATGCCCAAGGTGTCGTCTGACAGCCCGATCAACGAGCGCATCAACTACGTGTTGCACACCGAAATCAACCCCGGCTTGGCGTCACACGGCGGTGAAGTGTCTTTGGTGGAAATCACGAAAGACATGGTTGCCGTGTTGAAGTTTGGCGGTGGTTGCCAAGGTTGCAGTGCGGTCGATTTAACGCTGAAAGAAGGCGTGGAAAAAACGCTGCAGGAGCGTATTCCAGAGCTAACCGGCGTGCGTGATGTTACAGACCATAGCCAGACTGAAAACGCCTATATGTAG
- the mqo gene encoding malate dehydrogenase (quinone) — protein sequence MTTKMADVILVGAGAMSATLGNLLKHLDPSLTITMIEKLDAVAMESSDGMNNAGTGHAAYCELNYTPEKDDGSLDLSKAFDINGAFERSLQFWSYLVKKGALPEPSQFINPVPHLSFVWGEKNVEFLRKRYEAMHAIHLFSDMEYSEDHAVLKEWMPLVMQNRDPNEPVAATRVTYGSDVDFGSLTRNLVKNLEKSDGFNLLLSHRVETIRKQPEGHWTLKIRHEETGESQIIGTRFLFLGAGGAALPLLHKSGIPEAEKYGGFPVSGQWLVCDDPSIVEQHRAKVYGKAAIGAPPMSVPHLDTRIINGKPALLFGPFAGFTTKFLKNGSVLDLPKSVNKGNLLPMLSAGVDNMALTKYLMTEVMQSHEDRMNSLREFYPDAKSDDWKLAVAGQRVQIIKHDPKTKRGKLEFGTEVVTSSDGSLAALLGASPGASTAVKAMIEVLSRCFKERLETPEWDAKMKEMIPSYGKTLRDEPELLKQVRAYTLETLQLRR from the coding sequence GTGACCACGAAAATGGCCGATGTAATACTGGTAGGGGCGGGCGCAATGAGCGCCACACTTGGGAATTTACTCAAACATCTCGACCCATCCTTAACGATCACCATGATCGAAAAGCTCGATGCCGTGGCCATGGAAAGCTCCGATGGCATGAACAACGCAGGCACTGGCCACGCGGCCTATTGCGAACTCAATTACACACCTGAAAAAGACGACGGCAGCCTGGACCTCAGCAAAGCCTTTGACATCAACGGTGCGTTTGAGCGCAGCTTGCAGTTCTGGTCTTACCTCGTGAAGAAAGGCGCCTTGCCTGAACCCAGTCAATTCATTAACCCCGTACCGCACCTCAGCTTTGTTTGGGGCGAAAAGAACGTTGAATTCTTGCGCAAACGCTACGAAGCCATGCACGCCATTCATCTGTTCAGCGACATGGAATACAGCGAAGACCACGCCGTACTGAAAGAGTGGATGCCGTTGGTCATGCAAAACCGTGACCCGAACGAACCCGTTGCCGCCACACGCGTGACCTACGGTTCCGATGTGGATTTCGGCTCTTTGACCCGCAACCTCGTGAAGAACCTGGAAAAAAGCGACGGATTTAACCTACTGCTCAGCCACCGGGTAGAGACCATTCGCAAACAACCCGAAGGGCATTGGACGTTAAAAATTCGCCACGAAGAAACCGGCGAAAGCCAGATCATCGGCACCCGTTTCCTGTTTTTAGGGGCCGGTGGTGCAGCCTTGCCCTTGTTGCACAAATCGGGCATCCCCGAAGCCGAGAAATACGGCGGTTTCCCCGTCAGCGGTCAATGGCTAGTGTGCGATGACCCGAGCATCGTAGAACAACACCGCGCCAAGGTGTACGGCAAAGCCGCCATAGGTGCGCCGCCGATGTCCGTTCCGCACTTGGATACCCGCATCATCAACGGCAAACCCGCCTTATTGTTTGGTCCGTTTGCCGGCTTCACCACCAAATTCCTGAAGAACGGCTCGGTGCTGGACTTACCCAAATCGGTCAACAAAGGCAACTTACTGCCCATGCTGTCGGCCGGGGTAGACAACATGGCCCTCACCAAATACCTGATGACCGAAGTCATGCAGTCGCACGAAGACCGCATGAACTCACTTCGTGAATTCTACCCGGACGCCAAAAGTGACGACTGGAAGCTGGCCGTAGCCGGGCAGCGCGTGCAAATTATTAAACACGACCCCAAAACCAAACGCGGCAAACTGGAATTCGGTACCGAAGTGGTTACTTCTTCAGATGGCTCCTTGGCCGCCTTGCTGGGCGCATCGCCCGGCGCGTCGACCGCTGTAAAAGCCATGATTGAAGTGCTCAGCCGTTGCTTTAAAGAACGCCTGGAAACCCCGGAATGGGATGCCAAAATGAAGGAAATGATCCCTTCCTACGGTAAAACCCTGCGCGACGAACCCGAACTGCTGAAACAAGTGCGGGCGTACACGCTGGAAACCTTGCAGTTGCGGCGCTAA